The following are encoded together in the Ranitomeya imitator isolate aRanImi1 chromosome 4, aRanImi1.pri, whole genome shotgun sequence genome:
- the GDPGP1 gene encoding GDP-D-glucose phosphorylase 1 encodes MDLNQSSGFNGAIMEEYRYTEEDFILPGITWPRRRNYTEDKSFISDFDRVLQSRWVEKMEQGLFRYPLWSLETKILPGSMKYVAQLNVKRGIERRKPQDIKSIQEKFNPSQFNFNRMKHEEILFQMVRCEEVSTGAPTARDPNADFPLPDRRHSRTLVVINVSPLEFGHVLFIPDPSLCLTQILTPDLTLLGLESILLSGHPGFRVGFNSLGGFASINHLHLHGFYLNEELLIESAQSKPLIPNIHFHQLVNFPAPGFFFYTEGKDLMSVSQRICRMTDYFVNRNIAHNMFMTRGSNPANTACQREGIRVVIWARKSCFGAKEESAFNVALCELAGHLPFKSEEDFSILTEESVIGIVKSYLFSDEEFNSLSLELVEHLMT; translated from the coding sequence ATGGATTTAAATCAATCATCTGGATTCAATGGAGCAATAATGGAAGAATACAGATATACAGAAGAAGACTTTATCTTGCCGGGGATCACATGGCCAAGGAGGAGAAACTATACAGAGGATAAAAGTTTCATTTCTGATTTTGATAGAGTGCTGCAGTCTAGATGGGTAGAAAAGATGGAGCAGGGTCTCTTCCGCTATCCACTGTGGAGCTTAGAAACCAAAATTTTACCTGGTTCTATGAAATATGTGGCACAGCTTAATGTCAAGAGGGGCATAGAGAGGAGGAAGCCTCAGGACATAAAGAGTATCCAAGAGAAATTCAACCCAAGCCAATTCAATTTCAATAGAATGAAGCATGAGGAGATTCTATTTCAGATGGTCAGATGTGAGGAAGTGTCTACTGGAGCACCTACAGCTAGAGACCCTAATGCTGATTTTCCCCTGCCAGACAGAAGGCATAGCCGTACTTTAGTGGTAATTAATGTAAGCCCTCTTGAATTTGGCCATGTTTTATTTATACCAGACCCATCACTGTGTTTGACTCAGATTTTGACCCCAGATCTGACATTGCTTGGATTAGAATCCATACTTCTGAGTGGTCACCCTGGGTTTAGAGTTGGATTTAACAGCCTTGGTGGGTTTGCATCTATTAACCACTTACATTTACATGGATTCTATCTCAATGAAGAGCTACTGATTGAGTCAGCACAGAGCAAACCCCTGATCCCCAACATTCATTTCCACCAACTTGTTAATTTCCCAGCTCCAGGTTTCTTTTTTTACACTGAAGGGAAAGACCTGATGTCTGTCTCCCAGAGAATATGCCGAATGACGGATTATTTTGTAAACCGAAACATTGCGCACAATATGTTTATGACAAGAGGTAGTAATCCAGCCAACACTGCGTGCCAAAGAGAAGGGATCCGTGTGGTCATATGGGCAAGAAAGTCTTGTTTTGGTGCGAAGGAGGAGTCTGCATTCAATGTTGCACTTTGTGAACTCGCCGGTCACTTACCCTTCAAGAGTGAGGAAGATTTCAGTATTCTAACTGAGGAGTCTGTCATCGGCATTGTAAAGAGTTATCTCTTTTCAGATGAAGAATTCAATTCATTATCCTTGGAGTTGGTAGAACATCTCATGACTTGA